Proteins from a genomic interval of Ictalurus furcatus strain D&B chromosome 2, Billie_1.0, whole genome shotgun sequence:
- the LOC128625666 gene encoding 60S ribosomal protein L37a-like, whose protein sequence is MYEKAKCTKNVGIVVKYGTGYGTSLRKMVEKIEISQHGKYACSFCGKTRMMKKVLGLRHFESCMKTFDGGVWTYNITLAVIVKSAIKRLKEMKGFIFVQNKTTMSWILHFLHGSLEHPTIN, encoded by the coding sequence ATGTATGAAAAGGCCAAGTGCACCAAGAACGTGGGAATTGTTGTGAAATATGGTACCGGTTATGGTACCTCGCTCAGGAAGATGGTGGAAAAGATTGAGATCAGCCAGCATGGCAAGTACGCCTGCTCCTTCTGTGGCAAGACTAGGATGATGAAAAAGGTTCTTGGCCTCAGGCACTTTGAGTCCTGCATGAAAACTTTTGATGGAGGTGTCTGGACATACAACATCACATTGGCTGTCATAGTTAAGTCTGCCATCAAGAGACTGAAGGAGATGAAGGGCTTTATTTTTGTACAGAATAAAACCACCATGTCTTGGATTTTGCATTTTCTGCATGGCTCATTGGAACATCccacaataaattaa